ACAAGCCGGCATCCGAAACGCCTTCCTGCACATTACCAGCGCAGAGGATGTCAGCCGAGGCAAACCCGATCCGCAACCGTTTCATTATGCGCTGGCAGGCCTGTCGCAACAGCGCCCTGCGCTGGCGTTGCAAGCCGGCTCCTGCCTCGTGATCGAAGACTCGCTTCCGGGCATCCGCGCGGCAAAATCGGCCGGCATGAGAGTGCTGGCCGTCGCCAACACCCATACCGCCCAGGACCTGCATGAAGCCCACGCCATCGCCCACAGCCTCGCCGAGATCCAGCTCGCCGAGCTCGAAACCCGCCTATGGCCGCCGGTATAAGGACAGAGACTCCATCATGATGACCGCCGATGAAGCCCAAGCCTATTGCACCGCGCTCACGAAACAGAGCGGCAGCAACTTCTACTACTCCTTCCTGTTCCTGCCCAAGGCCAGGCGCCAGGCCATGTACACGGTCTATGCCTTCTGCAAAGCCGTCGATAGCGCCGTGGACGAACCGCCGCCGGGGAGCCAGCCCCAGGAAGAGCTCGCCCGCTGGCGCGCAGAACTGGACGCCGCGTATCACGGCACGCCGACCTGGCCGATCACGATCAGCCTGGCCCGCCATGTCAAAGCGCTGGGCATTCCCAAGGTCTACTTCGAGGAGCTGATCAAGGGCGTGGAAATGGACCTGCAGAACAACCGCTATCTCACCTTCGACGAGCTGTCGCTGTACTGCTACCGCGTCGCCTCCATCGTCGGCTTGATTTGCCTCCACATCTTCGGCGCCACCTCGCCCCGCGCGCAAGACTATGCGGTGGCGCTGGGCATGGCGTTTCAATTGACCAATATCTTGCGCGACGTCGGGACCGACGCCGAGCAGAATCGCATCTACCTGCCGCTGGAAGATCTGAAAGCCTGCCAGCACTCGGAAAAAGCGCTGCGGCGCCGGACCTACTCGCCGGAATTCACGCGGCTGATGGAATTCGAAGCGGCCCGCGCGCACCAGTATTACGACAAAGCCCGCGCCGCCTATAGCGGGCTCTCCAAACAGGAACGGCGCGCGCTCACCGTGGCCGAAATCATGCGCGGTGTGTACGCCCGGATTCTCAAGAAGCTCGAAGACAGCGGCTTTCAGGTGTTTGGCCCCCGTATCCGTCTCTCGACCGGCCACCGGCTGGCCATCGCCGCAGGCATATGGGTGCGCGCTCGATTCTCGTGACCACACCGCACACAGAGTCCGTGATCATTCTCGGCCGCACCTTGCCGGGCTTGATCGCCGCCGCCGATTTAGCCCGGCAAGGCTATCCGGTCACCCTCGTCGAACATCCACGCTGGACCTCGGACTCGCCCTCCCCCGCCTATCTGCTCGGCTGCCATCGGCGGACATGGGCACTCCTCCACTCGCTTCACCCCCAGGGATCGGCATACCGTGATCACGCGCTCCCGCTGGAATTCCGGCTCCCTGACGGGCGCATCGTCTCATATCGGTCCACCTCCTTGCCGGGATCGCTCCATTGGATCGCCGGCCTCGTCCGGTTTCGTGGCTTATCCTGGCAGGATCGCTGGCAGTTGCTCTCCTATCTGGAACGGGTCTGGGAACAGGAGGCGGCCGTCCCGACCTCGCTGGAACAACGCACCGCCGCCGCCTGGCTGACCGCCATCGGGCAAAGCCAAGCCGCATGTGACGCCGTGTGGGATCCGCTCGTGCGATTCCTCACCGGCAACCGGCTGGCCACGCTTTCCGCCGCCACATTCGCTCAGGCCGTCGCACAACCATTCCTCAGCGAATCCAGCGCCACACAGCTCACGCTGCTCGAAGGCTCCCTCGACGACCGGATCATGGCACCACTCGCAGCCGCCCTGGCGCACAGCGGCGTCACCGTCCTGCCGCAGCGGGACCTGCCCTATCTTCACTTCGAGCGCAACGCCATCGCTCATGTGCGGCTGTGCGACGGCACCGCCCTGCAAGCCACGTGGTACCTCTCCGCGCTCCCTCACCGCCACCTGCTGGCGCTCCTTCCCGATCGGCTGCTCACCCGCTATGCCTACTTTTCACAGGTCGGCGAACTCCGAAACCGCCACGAATTGACGGTGGAGATCCGAGGGCCGCGGCACGAGCGGGCCCCCCGGCTCCTGCTGCTCTCCGGAACCTCATTCGAACGGCTCACCGTCACTGCGGCGGAATCGGAATCCTCCACCTTCAGATTGACGCTGACCGTTGATGACACCAGCGCCCCGCCAACAGACGAAGTCCTGTTTGGGCTCGCCAGGAAAGATCTGCGCAGCATCATGCCGGCCATCCCAGACACAGCCCTTTTCCCCATCTCCGTCCAGCGAAGGGACCAGGCCATGCTCTCACTCACACCGGGCACCGCGTTGTCGCGGCCGATTCAGCGCAGCCCTATGCATAATCTGCTGGTCGCCGGAGGATGGACGGACACCGGCTGGCCGGATCACATCGAAAGCGCCGTCGTCAGCGCGCACCGCTGCGCCGAGATCATTACCGGGGCGGTCGGTTGACCGGCATCCGTCCCGATGGTAGGAATACCTTCATGTGGGGATATCGACATGCCGTCTTGCTGCTTGGCATGCTCATCATGGGGCTCAACGGCTGCGCGTCAGGCCCCTACGCACGAGGCGGGCATCCAGCCGGCTACAGCCAGGCCCAAGTAGAGCGGGATTATATGGAATGTGACTACAAAGCTAGAATGGCGAATCAAGACTCATTCTACAACCAGCGTTCGCCCTAT
The Nitrospira sp. genome window above contains:
- the hpnD gene encoding presqualene diphosphate synthase HpnD — its product is MMTADEAQAYCTALTKQSGSNFYYSFLFLPKARRQAMYTVYAFCKAVDSAVDEPPPGSQPQEELARWRAELDAAYHGTPTWPITISLARHVKALGIPKVYFEELIKGVEMDLQNNRYLTFDELSLYCYRVASIVGLICLHIFGATSPRAQDYAVALGMAFQLTNILRDVGTDAEQNRIYLPLEDLKACQHSEKALRRRTYSPEFTRLMEFEAARAHQYYDKARAAYSGLSKQERRALTVAEIMRGVYARILKKLEDSGFQVFGPRIRLSTGHRLAIAAGIWVRARFS
- a CDS encoding FAD-dependent oxidoreductase — protein: MGARSILVTTPHTESVIILGRTLPGLIAAADLARQGYPVTLVEHPRWTSDSPSPAYLLGCHRRTWALLHSLHPQGSAYRDHALPLEFRLPDGRIVSYRSTSLPGSLHWIAGLVRFRGLSWQDRWQLLSYLERVWEQEAAVPTSLEQRTAAAWLTAIGQSQAACDAVWDPLVRFLTGNRLATLSAATFAQAVAQPFLSESSATQLTLLEGSLDDRIMAPLAAALAHSGVTVLPQRDLPYLHFERNAIAHVRLCDGTALQATWYLSALPHRHLLALLPDRLLTRYAYFSQVGELRNRHELTVEIRGPRHERAPRLLLLSGTSFERLTVTAAESESSTFRLTLTVDDTSAPPTDEVLFGLARKDLRSIMPAIPDTALFPISVQRRDQAMLSLTPGTALSRPIQRSPMHNLLVAGGWTDTGWPDHIESAVVSAHRCAEIITGAVG